DNA from Amorphoplanes friuliensis DSM 7358:
GAGATCACGCTGCGCGGTCTTGCCCGGGTGCGGGCGTTCGTCGGTGACCCAGCCGGTGTCGACACTGTTCATGTGGATGCCGTCGGCCGCGTAATCGGGGGCGACGGTGCGGACCAGCATGTTCAGGGAGGCCTTGGCCATGTTGGTGTGGGGATGGCGAATCGTCTTGCCGCGCCGGGAGAAGCTGCCCTCCATCGCGGAGACCTGCACGACGTGCCGCTGCGGGTGCCTGCTTCTTGTCAGCAACGGCCGCAGCCGGGACGTCAGCAGAAACGGCGCGAACGCGTTCACGACATGCACCTGCAGCCATTCGTGCGGGCTCACGTCACCGTCGTGCAGAACCCACGAGTTCACCGCGCGGAGGTCGAGCTGCTGACCCGTCTCGTCGTGCTGCCCGACGGGGAAGAACAGCTCGTCCGCCGTGGCCGGCACGTGCGCCGCCCCCGCGGTGATCGCCACCCGCGCCGCAGGACCGGACAGCTCCTGGTCCTCGGCCGCACGGACCTCCCGGTGGTACGCCCCCGGCCGGTACAGCGTCTGCGCCGCGTTGTTGATCAGAATGTCGAGCCCGCCGAGACGCTTCTGGGCCAGCGCGACGAAGTCCAACGTCCCGGACAGGTCCAGCAGGTCCAGTGCATGCACCGACAGCCGGTCCGACCAGTCCCCGAAGTCGGGCACAGCGGCATACCGCCGAGCGGCGTCCCGAGGGAAACGAGTGGTCACGATGACCTCGGCCCCATCACGCAGCAGCTTCAACGCGGTGTGAAAGCCGATCTTCACCCGTCCACCGGTGACGATCGCCGTCCGCCCGGTCAGATCACACCGCGCCTGACGCCGCTCCCTGTTCTCGTCGGCGCAGGCCCCGCACAGCATGTGGTAATCAGCGTCCACCTGCCGGTACGCGATCTTGCACACGTAACAGAGCCGCTCCCGCCGCAGCGTGCCCGGCGAGGCCGCCGCCGGTGTGCCGGCGGGAACGACCGGCGGTATCTCGGTGTGAAACCGGGTCGCAGCGGCCAGCACGGCACGGTCCGCCGACCGGGTCTCACGGTCCCGGCGAGCCTTGGCCCGCTTCTTCACGCCGCGGGCCGCGGCCGTCACGGCGCGTTCGAGCTCGAGCCGGGTGTGGTCGTCGAGATCGGTGTCGTCGAGCCGGGCCAGCACGGAAAGGCAGGCGGCCAGCTCCGCTGGATCGATCGGCACAGGCCCTCCCCGCTTCCGGGGCGAGACCGACCGGAATCGAACCGGCGTCCCCCCGGACGACGACCGGGTGCGTCGACCTCTGCGCTACAGCCTCGCCGCGCGGAAGCATAACGAACGCCCCGCGACCAGCGCGGCCCGGTTTCACGACACCCCTCGCCCGCTGCGCCCCGCGCCCCACGTCCACCGCGTCCCGCGCCGGCCTCGGATAGCAGCCGTTCACGTCCTCATCCTGGTGCTGACTTGTGGATCGGTCCCGGGGTGCCCGTCAGAGGCCTGCCGG
Protein-coding regions in this window:
- a CDS encoding SDR family NAD(P)-dependent oxidoreductase: MPIDPAELAACLSVLARLDDTDLDDHTRLELERAVTAAARGVKKRAKARRDRETRSADRAVLAAATRFHTEIPPVVPAGTPAAASPGTLRRERLCYVCKIAYRQVDADYHMLCGACADENRERRQARCDLTGRTAIVTGGRVKIGFHTALKLLRDGAEVIVTTRFPRDAARRYAAVPDFGDWSDRLSVHALDLLDLSGTLDFVALAQKRLGGLDILINNAAQTLYRPGAYHREVRAAEDQELSGPAARVAITAGAAHVPATADELFFPVGQHDETGQQLDLRAVNSWVLHDGDVSPHEWLQVHVVNAFAPFLLTSRLRPLLTRSRHPQRHVVQVSAMEGSFSRRGKTIRHPHTNMAKASLNMLVRTVAPDYAADGIHMNSVDTGWVTDERPHPGKTAQRDLGFRPPLDVVDGAARVYDPIVRGLRGEPVHGQFLKDYRSVPW